The following are encoded in a window of Arvicanthis niloticus isolate mArvNil1 chromosome 1, mArvNil1.pat.X, whole genome shotgun sequence genomic DNA:
- the LOC117709202 gene encoding uncharacterized protein LOC117709202 isoform X1 has translation MFATEVIGHGRDRPQSNLTVLFLFLQTFFSTQTLVGASSTFQFFFSEAFMGQHFQEVELENCEPEPGDLFLFKLRSPKAQWCGAHVGVYCGHGEIIHFEGRSSSNSGIQTFLGYCEGVVCKQGHRALQRSRQLWRVLRRRGGVDPRLLESRVQEAMNNDPPPYHPTSSNCVHFALNLLGLDSMSMYRNLTRD, from the exons ATGTTTGCTACTGAGGTTATTGGACATGGGAGAGATCGGCCTCAGTCCAACCTCACTGtacttttcctgtttcttcagaCCTTCTTCTCAACCCAG ACCCTGGTAGGGGCATCCAGCACCTTTCAGTTCTTCTTCTCTGAGGCTTTCATGGGTCAGCACTTCCAGGAGGTGGAGTTAGAAAACTGCGAGCCCGAGCCTGGAGACCTGTTCCTGTTCAAGTTGCGGTCCCCTAAGGCACAGTGGTGCGGGGCCCACGTGGGTGTTTACTGCGGCCACGGAGAGATCATACACTTTGAGG GCAGGTCCTCCAGCAACAGTGGAATACAAACGTTTCTGGGTTACTGTGAGGGTGTCGTGTGTAAACAGGGGCACCGAGCTCTGCAGCGCTCCAGACAGCTCTGGCGTGTGCTACGCAGACGCGGTGGCGTCGACCCTAGGCTGCTGGAAAGCCGCGTGCAAGAAGCCATGAACAATGATCCTCCTCCCTACCATCCCACTAGCAGCAACTGTGTGCACTTTGCACTGAACCTGTTGGGCTTGGACTCA ATGTCAATGTACAGGAACCTAACCAGGGATTAA
- the LOC117709202 gene encoding uncharacterized protein LOC117709202 isoform X3, which produces MSITSQTFFSTQTLVGASSTFQFFFSEAFMGQHFQEVELENCEPEPGDLFLFKLRSPKAQWCGAHVGVYCGHGEIIHFEGRSSSNSGIQTFLGYCEGVVCKQGHRALQRSRQLWRVLRRRGGVDPRLLESRVQEAMNNDPPPYHPTSSNCVHFALNLLGLDSMSMYRNLTRD; this is translated from the exons atgagcATCACATCCCAG aCCTTCTTCTCAACCCAG ACCCTGGTAGGGGCATCCAGCACCTTTCAGTTCTTCTTCTCTGAGGCTTTCATGGGTCAGCACTTCCAGGAGGTGGAGTTAGAAAACTGCGAGCCCGAGCCTGGAGACCTGTTCCTGTTCAAGTTGCGGTCCCCTAAGGCACAGTGGTGCGGGGCCCACGTGGGTGTTTACTGCGGCCACGGAGAGATCATACACTTTGAGG GCAGGTCCTCCAGCAACAGTGGAATACAAACGTTTCTGGGTTACTGTGAGGGTGTCGTGTGTAAACAGGGGCACCGAGCTCTGCAGCGCTCCAGACAGCTCTGGCGTGTGCTACGCAGACGCGGTGGCGTCGACCCTAGGCTGCTGGAAAGCCGCGTGCAAGAAGCCATGAACAATGATCCTCCTCCCTACCATCCCACTAGCAGCAACTGTGTGCACTTTGCACTGAACCTGTTGGGCTTGGACTCA ATGTCAATGTACAGGAACCTAACCAGGGATTAA
- the LOC117709202 gene encoding uncharacterized protein LOC117709202 isoform X4: MARTFFSTQTLVGASSTFQFFFSEAFMGQHFQEVELENCEPEPGDLFLFKLRSPKAQWCGAHVGVYCGHGEIIHFEGRSSSNSGIQTFLGYCEGVVCKQGHRALQRSRQLWRVLRRRGGVDPRLLESRVQEAMNNDPPPYHPTSSNCVHFALNLLGLDSMSMYRNLTRD, encoded by the exons ATGGCCAGG aCCTTCTTCTCAACCCAG ACCCTGGTAGGGGCATCCAGCACCTTTCAGTTCTTCTTCTCTGAGGCTTTCATGGGTCAGCACTTCCAGGAGGTGGAGTTAGAAAACTGCGAGCCCGAGCCTGGAGACCTGTTCCTGTTCAAGTTGCGGTCCCCTAAGGCACAGTGGTGCGGGGCCCACGTGGGTGTTTACTGCGGCCACGGAGAGATCATACACTTTGAGG GCAGGTCCTCCAGCAACAGTGGAATACAAACGTTTCTGGGTTACTGTGAGGGTGTCGTGTGTAAACAGGGGCACCGAGCTCTGCAGCGCTCCAGACAGCTCTGGCGTGTGCTACGCAGACGCGGTGGCGTCGACCCTAGGCTGCTGGAAAGCCGCGTGCAAGAAGCCATGAACAATGATCCTCCTCCCTACCATCCCACTAGCAGCAACTGTGTGCACTTTGCACTGAACCTGTTGGGCTTGGACTCA ATGTCAATGTACAGGAACCTAACCAGGGATTAA
- the LOC117709202 gene encoding uncharacterized protein LOC117709202 isoform X2 has protein sequence MARMSITSQTFFSTQTLVGASSTFQFFFSEAFMGQHFQEVELENCEPEPGDLFLFKLRSPKAQWCGAHVGVYCGHGEIIHFEGRSSSNSGIQTFLGYCEGVVCKQGHRALQRSRQLWRVLRRRGGVDPRLLESRVQEAMNNDPPPYHPTSSNCVHFALNLLGLDSMSMYRNLTRD, from the exons ATGGCCAGG atgagcATCACATCCCAG aCCTTCTTCTCAACCCAG ACCCTGGTAGGGGCATCCAGCACCTTTCAGTTCTTCTTCTCTGAGGCTTTCATGGGTCAGCACTTCCAGGAGGTGGAGTTAGAAAACTGCGAGCCCGAGCCTGGAGACCTGTTCCTGTTCAAGTTGCGGTCCCCTAAGGCACAGTGGTGCGGGGCCCACGTGGGTGTTTACTGCGGCCACGGAGAGATCATACACTTTGAGG GCAGGTCCTCCAGCAACAGTGGAATACAAACGTTTCTGGGTTACTGTGAGGGTGTCGTGTGTAAACAGGGGCACCGAGCTCTGCAGCGCTCCAGACAGCTCTGGCGTGTGCTACGCAGACGCGGTGGCGTCGACCCTAGGCTGCTGGAAAGCCGCGTGCAAGAAGCCATGAACAATGATCCTCCTCCCTACCATCCCACTAGCAGCAACTGTGTGCACTTTGCACTGAACCTGTTGGGCTTGGACTCA ATGTCAATGTACAGGAACCTAACCAGGGATTAA